A window of Drosophila subobscura isolate 14011-0131.10 chromosome E, UCBerk_Dsub_1.0, whole genome shotgun sequence contains these coding sequences:
- the LOC117892102 gene encoding kinesin-like protein unc-104 isoform X2: MSSVKVAVRVRPFNSREIGRESKCIIEMTGATTAITNPKVPPNTSEAVKRFNFDYSYWSHDPRDSDFSTQTMVYKDIGEEMLQHSFDGYNVCIFAYGQTGAGKSYTMMGRQEEQQEGIIPMICQDLFSRIHKTENDELKYSVEVSYMEIYCERVRDLLNPKNKGNLRVREHPLLGPYVEDLSKLAVTDYQDIHDLIDEGNKARTVAATNMNETSSRSHAVFTIFFTQRRHDTMTDLTTEKVSKISLVDLAGSERADSTGAKGTRLKEGANINKSLTTLGKVISALAEVSASKKKHNKKADFIPYRDSALTWLLRENLGGNSKTAMIAAISPADINYDETLSTLRYADRAKQIVCKAVVNEDANAKLIRELKEEIQKLRDLLKAEGIEVQEEDELNKSTTGIKSPSKSRNRNGSTTEMAVDQLQASEKLIAELNETWEEKLKRTEEIRLQREAVFAEMGVAVKEDGITVGVFSPKKTPHLVNLNEDPNLSECLLYYIKDGLTRLGTHEANVPQDIQLSGSHILKEHCTFENRNSTVTLLPHKDAIIFVNGRQLVEPEVLKTGSRVILGKNHVFRFTNPEQARELREKITENEAENEEKEKADAPDWNFAQCELLEKQGIDLKAEMKKRLDNLEEQYKREKLQADQQFEEQRKTYEARIDALQKQVEEQSMTMSMYSSYSPEDFHQEEDVYNNPMYESCWTAREAGLAAWAFRKWRYHQFTSLRDDLWGNAIFLKEANAISVELKKKVQFQFTLLTDTLYSPLPPELASSVAPLQQEDEFGAPPVSKTLVAVEVTDTKNGATHYWSLEKLRYRLELMRQIYNVESPPSSMLFDTSRIEAYSGPTQLLLPLPLPQVETQPEAQSQLHEVVRSVRERASRLTLANLIPSRQRLELMREMYHNEAEMSPTSPDYNVESLTGGDPFYDRFPWFRMVGRSFIYLSNLLYPVPLVHKVAIVNERGDVRGYLRIAVQPVLDEESIDFNNGVKQSARLVFNEDDAKPKYRALNEKDDVQRYIDNGGLDSKLEELEDVDSGRGIDSNSASECPENAEEPGEHLQVGKEFTFRVTVLQATGIGAEYADIFCQFNFLHRHEEAFSTEPVKNSASGAPLGFYHVQNITVPVTKSFIEYLKTQPIMFKIFGHYQTHPLHKDAKQEFVSRPPPRRMLPPSIPISQPVRSPKFGPLPCPPSSTVLAKHDVLVWFEICELAPNGEYVPSVVEHSDDLPCRGLFLLHQGIQRRIRITIVHEPTPEVKWKDINELVVGRIRNTPESSDEQDEDACVLSLGLFPGEVLDVPGDDRSFYRFEAAWDSSLHNSALLNRVSQGGETIYITLSAYLELENCARPAIVTKDLSMVIYGRDARTGPRSLKHLFSGQYRNPEANRLSGVYELSLRRASEAGSPGVQRRQRRVLDTSSTYVRGEENLHGWRPRGDSLIFDHQWELEKLTRLEEVGRMRHLLLLRERLGMDTNPNPTTKTEKDVCNLAARAATSPVHMVIPQSPQTPVKDPQQILPEREYNQREQDLMLKCLKLVQAGRFAKNEANDTQTQSDVSPSDEGCADMTVSCISSNSMEDNKFVIRRRLCSPDRADAPNGWEAPAPATQPILPLRLYVPELEEIRVSPVVARKGLLNVLEHGGSGWKKRWVTVRRPYVFIYRSEKDPVERAVLNLATAQVECSEDQAAMVKIPNTFSVVTKHRGYLLQTLGDKEVHDWLYAINPLLAGQIKSRLARRTLEPASQTASQIQASSAANANSANK; this comes from the exons ATGTCGTCGGTTAAGGTGGCGGTGCGAGTGCGCCCCTTCAACTCGCGCGAAATAGGCAGGGAGTCGAAATGCATCATCGAGATGACCGGGGCCACCACGG CCATAACCAATCCAAAGGTGCCGCCCAACACGAGTGAGGCGGTGAAGCGTTTCAACTTTGATTACTCCTACTGGTCCCATGAT CCACGCGACTCGGACTTTTCCACACAGACGATGGTCTACAAGGACATTGGCGAGGAGATGCTGCAACATTCCTTCGATGGCTACAACGTGTGCATCTTTGCCTATGGCCAGACCGGTGCCGGCAAGTCCTACACCATGAtgggcaggcaggaggagcagcaggagggcaTCATACCCATGATATGCCAGGATCTCTTCAGTCGCATAcacaaaaccgaaaacgaTGAGCTCAAGTATTCG GTTGAAGTCTCCTACATGGAGATCTACTGCGAGCGGGTGCGGGATCTGCTGAATCCCAAGAACAAGGGCAACTTGCGGGTGCGCGAGCATCCATTGCTGGGTCCCTATGTCGAGGATCTGTCCAAGCTGGCAGTAACCGACTATCAGGACATACACGACCTCATCGACGAGGGCAACAAGGCGCG gACTGTGGCCGCCACCAACATGAACGAGACGAGCTCCCGCTCGCATGCCGTCTTCACCATCTTCTTTACACAGCGTCGCCACGACACAATGACCGATCTGACCACCGAGAAGGTCTCCAAGATCAGTCTGGTGGATCTGGCTGGCTCGGAGCGTGCCGACTCGACCGGTGCCAAGGGCACACGCTTGAAGGAGGGCGCCAACATCAACAAGTCCCTGACCACGCTGGGCAAAGTCATCTCCGCCCTGGCCGAAGTC TCT GCATCGAAGAAGAAACACAACAAGAAGGCCGACTTTATACCCTACCGCGACTCGGCTCTGACTTGGTTGCTGCGCGAGAATCTCGGTGGCAACTCCAAGACGGCCATGATAGCGGCCATTTCCCCAGCGGACATCAACTACGACGAAACGCTGAGCACTCTGAG GTATGCGGATCGTGCCAAGCAAATTGTGTGCAAGGCAGTGGTCAATGAGGATGCCAATGCGAAGCTTATACGCGAGCTCAAGGAGGAGATACAGAAGCTGCGGGATCTGCTCAAGGCCGAGGGCATTGAGGTGCAGGAAG AGGATGAGCTGAACAAGTCCACGACGGGCATCAAGTCGCCATCAAAGTCGCGCAATCGCAATGGCTCCACCACGGAAATGGCCGTGGATCAGCTGCAGGCCAGCGAGAAGCTCATTGCAG AACTCAATGAAACCTGGGAGGAGAAGCTGAAGCGCACCGAGGAGATTCGCCTGCAGCGTGAGGCTGTCTTTGCCGAAATGGGTGTGGCTGTCAAGGAGGACGGCATCACTGTGGGCGTGTTCTCGCCCAAGAAGACGCCGCATCTGGTGAACCTCAACGAGGACCCGAATCTGTCCGAGTGTCTGCTGTACTACATCAAGGACGGGCTCACGCGGCTGGGCACCCACGAGGCGAATGTGCCGCAGGACATACAGCTGTCCGGCTCGCACATCCTCAAGGAGCACTGCACCTTCGAGAACCGCAACAGCACCGTGACCCTGCTGCCCCACAAGGATGCCATTATCTTTGTGAACGGACGCCAGCTGGTGGAGCCGGAGGTGCTGAAGACCGGCTCGCGTGTCATTCTGGGCAAGAATCACGTGTTCCGCTTCACCAATCCGGAGCAGGCACGCGAACTGCGCGAGAAGATCACCGAGAACGAGGCCGAGaacgaggagaaggagaaggccgACGCACCGGACTGGAACTTTGCCCAGTGCGAGCTGCTCGAGAAGCAGGGCATCGACCTCAAGGCCGAGATGAAGAAGCGTCTCGACAACCTCGAGGAGCAGTACAAGCGCGAGAAGCTGCAGGCCGACCAGCAGTTCGAGGAGCAGCGCAAGACCTACGAGGCGCGCATCGATGCACTGCAGAAGCAGGTCGAGGAGCAGTCCATGACCATGTCCATGTACAGCAGCTACTCCCCGGAGGATTTCCACCAAGAGGAGGATGTCTACA ACAATCCCATGTACGAGTCCTGCTGGACTGCACGCGAGGCTGGACTGGCCGCTTGGGCCTTCCGCAAGTGGCGCTATCATCAGTTCACCTCGCTGCGCGATGATCTCTGGGGCAATGCCATATTCCTCAAGGAGGCCAATGCCATTTCCGTTGAACTAAAGAAgaag GTGCAATTCCAATTCACTCTCTTGACCGACACTCTGTACTCTCCGCTGCCGCCCGAGCTGGCCTCGAGTGTCGCAccgctgcagcaggaggacgaGTTTGGCGCACCGCCCGTGTCCAAGACCCTGGTGGCCGTCGAAGTCACAGACACCAAGAACGGAGCCACTCACTACTGGTCGCTGGAGAAGCTTCG ATATCGCCTCGAACTGATGCGACAGATATACAATGTCGAGAGCCCGCCATCATCCATGCTATTCGACACGTCCCGCATCGAGGCCTATAGCGGACcaacacagctgctgctgccgctgccgctgccgcaagTGGAGACACAGCCGGAGGCACAGTCACAGCTCCACGAGGTCGTGAGAAGTGTCAGGGAAAGAGCCTCGCGTCTGACATTGGCCAATCTGATACCCTCTAG ACAGCGCCTGGAGCTGATGCGCGAGATGTACCACAATGAGGCAGAGATGAGTCCCACCTCGCCGGACTACAACGTGGAGAGTCTCACCGGTGGGGACCCGTTCTACGATCGCTTCCCCTGGTTCCGCATGGTCGGACGCTCGTTCATCTACCTGAGCAACCTGCTCTATCCCGTGCCACTGGTGCACAAGGTGGCCATTGTCAACGAGCGTGGGGATGTGCGGGGCTACCTAAGGATCGCCGTGCAGCCGGTGCTGGATGAGGAGTCGATCGACTTTAACAATGGAGTGAAGCAGTCGGCCCGCTTGGTCTTCAACGAGGATGATGCCAAGCCCAAGTATCGCGCTCTCAACGAGAAGGATGACGTGCAGCGGTACATCGACAATGGTGGCCTCGACAGCAAGCTGGAGG AGCTCGAGGATGTTGACTCGGGACGCGGCATTGACTCCAACTCTGCCTCGGAGTGCCCCGAGAATGCCGAGGAGCCCGGCGAGCATCTGCAGGTGGGCAAGGAGTTCACCTTCCGCGTGACGGTGCTGCAGGCCACTGGCATTGGTGCCGAGTACGCAGACATCTTCTGTCAGTTCAA CTTCTTGCATCGCCATGAGGAGGCTTTCTCCACGGAGCCGGTCAAGAACTCGGCCTCGGGCGCACCTCTGGGCTTCTACCATGTGCAGAAT ATAACTGTGCCCGTGACCAAGTCGTTCATCGAGTACTTGAAGACGCAGCCGATCATGTTCAAGATCTTTGGCCACTACCAGACGCATCCGCTGCACAAGGATGCCAAGCAGGAGTTTGTGTCGCGGCCCCCGCCCAGGCGCATGCTGCCCCCGAGCATACCCATCAGTCAGCCAGTGCGCAGTCCCAAGTTCGGGCCACTGCCCTGTCCACCCTCATCCACGGTCCTGGCCAAGCACGATGTCCTGGTGTGGTTCGAGATCTGCGAACTGGCACCCAACGGAGAGTACGTGCCATCG GTGGTGGAACACAGCGACGATCTTCCCTGCCGCGGGCTCTTCCTGCTGCATCAGGGCATCCAGCGACGCATTCGCATCACCATTGTGCACGAGCCCACGCCCGAGGTGAAGTGGAAGGACATCAATGAGCTGGTGGTGGGACGCATACGCAACACGCCCGAGTCCTCCGACGAACAGGATGAGGATGCGTGCGTCCTGTCGCTGGGTCTGTTCCCCGGCGAAGTGCTGGACGTGCCCGGCGACGATCGCTCCTTCTATCGCTTCGAGGCCGCCTGGGACTCGAGTCTGCACAACTCGGCGCTGCTCAATCGCGTCTCGCAGGGCGGCGAGACCATCTACATCACACTCAGCGCCTACTTGGAG CTGGAGAACTGCGCTCGCCCGGCCATCGTTACGAAGGATCTGAGCATGGTGATCTATGGACGCGACGCTCGCACCGGTCCCCGCTCGCTGAAGCATCTGTTCTCGGGGCAGTACCGCAATCCGGAGGCCAATCGACTGTCCGGCGTGTACGAGCTGTCGCTGCGTAGAGCATCTGAAGCAGGTAGTCCAG GTGTGCAGCGTCGGCAGCGTCGCGTGCTGGACACCAGCTCCACGTATGTGCGTGGCGAGGAGAATCTGCATGGCTGGCGGCCACGCGGCGACTCGCTGATCTTCGACCATCAGTgggagctggagaagctgaCGCGCCTCGAGGAGGTGGGACGCATGcggcatctgctgctgttgcgcgAGCGCCTGGGCATGGACACCAACCCGAATCCGACAACCAAAACGGAGAAGGATGTCTGCAACCTGGCTGCCCGTGCGGCCACCTCCCCCGTGCACATGGTCATTCCACAATCGCCGCAAACGCCGGTCAAGGATCCGCAACAAATCTTGCCAGAACGCGAGTACAACCAACGGGAGCAGGATCTCATGCTCAAGTGCTTGAAGCTGGTGCAAG CTGGACGCTTTGCCAAGAACGAGGCTAACGACACTCAAACCCAGTCGGATGTCTCGCCCAGCGATGAGGGCTGCGCCGACATGACCGTCAGCTGCATCTCCAGCAACTCCATGGA AgacaacaaatttgtaattCGACGCAG GCTATGCTCGCCGGATCGCGCCGATGCCCCGAATGGCTGGGAGGCACCTGCCCCAGCCACTCAGCCGATTCTGCCGCTGCGTCTGTACGtgccggagctggaggagattCGCGTCAGCCCTGTGGTGGCCCGCAAGGGACTGCTGAATGTCCTGGAACATGGCGGTTCGGGCTGGAAGAAGCGCTGGGTG ACTGTGCGTCGTCCTTATGTGTTTATCTATCGCTCGGAGAAGGATCCCGTGGAGCGGGCTGTCCTCAACCTGGCCACGGCTCAGGTGGAGTGCAGCGAGGATCAGGCAGCCATGGTCAAGATACCCAACACTTTCAG TGTGGTGACCAAACATCGTGGCTATCTGCTGCAGACACTCGGCGACAAGGAGGTGCACGACTGGCTCTATGCCATCAATCCTCTGCTGGCTGGTCAGATCAA ATCCCGCCTGGCGCGACGCACCTTGGAGCCGGCCAGCCAGACGGCCTCCCAGATCCAGGCCAGCAGCGCCGCGAATGCAAACAGTGCGAACAAATGA
- the LOC117892102 gene encoding kinesin-like protein unc-104 isoform X4, whose amino-acid sequence MSSVKVAVRVRPFNSREIGRESKCIIEMTGATTAITNPKVPPNTSEAVKRFNFDYSYWSHDPRDSDFSTQTMVYKDIGEEMLQHSFDGYNVCIFAYGQTGAGKSYTMMGRQEEQQEGIIPMICQDLFSRIHKTENDELKYSVEVSYMEIYCERVRDLLNPKNKGNLRVREHPLLGPYVEDLSKLAVTDYQDIHDLIDEGNKARTVAATNMNETSSRSHAVFTIFFTQRRHDTMTDLTTEKVSKISLVDLAGSERADSTGAKGTRLKEGANINKSLTTLGKVISALAEVSASKKKHNKKADFIPYRDSALTWLLRENLGGNSKTAMIAAISPADINYDETLSTLRYADRAKQIVCKAVVNEDANAKLIRELKEEIQKLRDLLKAEGIEVQEGPDGKVVCEKRDANKDELNKSTTGIKSPSKSRNRNGSTTEMAVDQLQASEKLIAELNETWEEKLKRTEEIRLQREAVFAEMGVAVKEDGITVGVFSPKKTPHLVNLNEDPNLSECLLYYIKDGLTRLGTHEANVPQDIQLSGSHILKEHCTFENRNSTVTLLPHKDAIIFVNGRQLVEPEVLKTGSRVILGKNHVFRFTNPEQARELREKITENEAENEEKEKADAPDWNFAQCELLEKQGIDLKAEMKKRLDNLEEQYKREKLQADQQFEEQRKTYEARIDALQKQVEEQSMTMSMYSSYSPEDFHQEEDVYNNPMYESCWTAREAGLAAWAFRKWRYHQFTSLRDDLWGNAIFLKEANAISVELKKKVQFQFTLLTDTLYSPLPPELASSVAPLQQEDEFGAPPVSKTLVAVEVTDTKNGATHYWSLEKLRQRLELMREMYHNEAEMSPTSPDYNVESLTGGDPFYDRFPWFRMVGRSFIYLSNLLYPVPLVHKVAIVNERGDVRGYLRIAVQPVLDEESIDFNNGVKQSARLVFNEDDAKPKYRALNEKDDVQRYIDNGGLDSKLEELEDVDSGRGIDSNSASECPENAEEPGEHLQVGKEFTFRVTVLQATGIGAEYADIFCQFNFLHRHEEAFSTEPVKNSASGAPLGFYHVQNITVPVTKSFIEYLKTQPIMFKIFGHYQTHPLHKDAKQEFVSRPPPRRMLPPSIPISQPVRSPKFGPLPCPPSSTVLAKHDVLVWFEICELAPNGEYVPSVVEHSDDLPCRGLFLLHQGIQRRIRITIVHEPTPEVKWKDINELVVGRIRNTPESSDEQDEDACVLSLGLFPGEVLDVPGDDRSFYRFEAAWDSSLHNSALLNRVSQGGETIYITLSAYLELENCARPAIVTKDLSMVIYGRDARTGPRSLKHLFSGQYRNPEANRLSGVYELSLRRASEAGVQRRQRRVLDTSSTYVRGEENLHGWRPRGDSLIFDHQWELEKLTRLEEVGRMRHLLLLRERLGMDTNPNPTTKTEKDVCNLAARAATSPVHMVIPQSPQTPVKDPQQILPEREYNQREQDLMLKCLKLVQAGRFAKNEANDTQTQSDVSPSDEGCADMTVSCISSNSMEDNKFVIRRRLCSPDRADAPNGWEAPAPATQPILPLRLYVPELEEIRVSPVVARKGLLNVLEHGGSGWKKRWVTVRRPYVFIYRSEKDPVERAVLNLATAQVECSEDQAAMVKIPNTFSVVTKHRGYLLQTLGDKEVHDWLYAINPLLAGQIKSRLARRTLEPASQTASQIQASSAANANSANK is encoded by the exons ATGTCGTCGGTTAAGGTGGCGGTGCGAGTGCGCCCCTTCAACTCGCGCGAAATAGGCAGGGAGTCGAAATGCATCATCGAGATGACCGGGGCCACCACGG CCATAACCAATCCAAAGGTGCCGCCCAACACGAGTGAGGCGGTGAAGCGTTTCAACTTTGATTACTCCTACTGGTCCCATGAT CCACGCGACTCGGACTTTTCCACACAGACGATGGTCTACAAGGACATTGGCGAGGAGATGCTGCAACATTCCTTCGATGGCTACAACGTGTGCATCTTTGCCTATGGCCAGACCGGTGCCGGCAAGTCCTACACCATGAtgggcaggcaggaggagcagcaggagggcaTCATACCCATGATATGCCAGGATCTCTTCAGTCGCATAcacaaaaccgaaaacgaTGAGCTCAAGTATTCG GTTGAAGTCTCCTACATGGAGATCTACTGCGAGCGGGTGCGGGATCTGCTGAATCCCAAGAACAAGGGCAACTTGCGGGTGCGCGAGCATCCATTGCTGGGTCCCTATGTCGAGGATCTGTCCAAGCTGGCAGTAACCGACTATCAGGACATACACGACCTCATCGACGAGGGCAACAAGGCGCG gACTGTGGCCGCCACCAACATGAACGAGACGAGCTCCCGCTCGCATGCCGTCTTCACCATCTTCTTTACACAGCGTCGCCACGACACAATGACCGATCTGACCACCGAGAAGGTCTCCAAGATCAGTCTGGTGGATCTGGCTGGCTCGGAGCGTGCCGACTCGACCGGTGCCAAGGGCACACGCTTGAAGGAGGGCGCCAACATCAACAAGTCCCTGACCACGCTGGGCAAAGTCATCTCCGCCCTGGCCGAAGTC TCT GCATCGAAGAAGAAACACAACAAGAAGGCCGACTTTATACCCTACCGCGACTCGGCTCTGACTTGGTTGCTGCGCGAGAATCTCGGTGGCAACTCCAAGACGGCCATGATAGCGGCCATTTCCCCAGCGGACATCAACTACGACGAAACGCTGAGCACTCTGAG GTATGCGGATCGTGCCAAGCAAATTGTGTGCAAGGCAGTGGTCAATGAGGATGCCAATGCGAAGCTTATACGCGAGCTCAAGGAGGAGATACAGAAGCTGCGGGATCTGCTCAAGGCCGAGGGCATTGAGGTGCAGGAAG GACCCGATGGCAAGGTGGTGTGCGAGAAGCGCGATGCGAATA AGGATGAGCTGAACAAGTCCACGACGGGCATCAAGTCGCCATCAAAGTCGCGCAATCGCAATGGCTCCACCACGGAAATGGCCGTGGATCAGCTGCAGGCCAGCGAGAAGCTCATTGCAG AACTCAATGAAACCTGGGAGGAGAAGCTGAAGCGCACCGAGGAGATTCGCCTGCAGCGTGAGGCTGTCTTTGCCGAAATGGGTGTGGCTGTCAAGGAGGACGGCATCACTGTGGGCGTGTTCTCGCCCAAGAAGACGCCGCATCTGGTGAACCTCAACGAGGACCCGAATCTGTCCGAGTGTCTGCTGTACTACATCAAGGACGGGCTCACGCGGCTGGGCACCCACGAGGCGAATGTGCCGCAGGACATACAGCTGTCCGGCTCGCACATCCTCAAGGAGCACTGCACCTTCGAGAACCGCAACAGCACCGTGACCCTGCTGCCCCACAAGGATGCCATTATCTTTGTGAACGGACGCCAGCTGGTGGAGCCGGAGGTGCTGAAGACCGGCTCGCGTGTCATTCTGGGCAAGAATCACGTGTTCCGCTTCACCAATCCGGAGCAGGCACGCGAACTGCGCGAGAAGATCACCGAGAACGAGGCCGAGaacgaggagaaggagaaggccgACGCACCGGACTGGAACTTTGCCCAGTGCGAGCTGCTCGAGAAGCAGGGCATCGACCTCAAGGCCGAGATGAAGAAGCGTCTCGACAACCTCGAGGAGCAGTACAAGCGCGAGAAGCTGCAGGCCGACCAGCAGTTCGAGGAGCAGCGCAAGACCTACGAGGCGCGCATCGATGCACTGCAGAAGCAGGTCGAGGAGCAGTCCATGACCATGTCCATGTACAGCAGCTACTCCCCGGAGGATTTCCACCAAGAGGAGGATGTCTACA ACAATCCCATGTACGAGTCCTGCTGGACTGCACGCGAGGCTGGACTGGCCGCTTGGGCCTTCCGCAAGTGGCGCTATCATCAGTTCACCTCGCTGCGCGATGATCTCTGGGGCAATGCCATATTCCTCAAGGAGGCCAATGCCATTTCCGTTGAACTAAAGAAgaag GTGCAATTCCAATTCACTCTCTTGACCGACACTCTGTACTCTCCGCTGCCGCCCGAGCTGGCCTCGAGTGTCGCAccgctgcagcaggaggacgaGTTTGGCGCACCGCCCGTGTCCAAGACCCTGGTGGCCGTCGAAGTCACAGACACCAAGAACGGAGCCACTCACTACTGGTCGCTGGAGAAGCTTCG ACAGCGCCTGGAGCTGATGCGCGAGATGTACCACAATGAGGCAGAGATGAGTCCCACCTCGCCGGACTACAACGTGGAGAGTCTCACCGGTGGGGACCCGTTCTACGATCGCTTCCCCTGGTTCCGCATGGTCGGACGCTCGTTCATCTACCTGAGCAACCTGCTCTATCCCGTGCCACTGGTGCACAAGGTGGCCATTGTCAACGAGCGTGGGGATGTGCGGGGCTACCTAAGGATCGCCGTGCAGCCGGTGCTGGATGAGGAGTCGATCGACTTTAACAATGGAGTGAAGCAGTCGGCCCGCTTGGTCTTCAACGAGGATGATGCCAAGCCCAAGTATCGCGCTCTCAACGAGAAGGATGACGTGCAGCGGTACATCGACAATGGTGGCCTCGACAGCAAGCTGGAGG AGCTCGAGGATGTTGACTCGGGACGCGGCATTGACTCCAACTCTGCCTCGGAGTGCCCCGAGAATGCCGAGGAGCCCGGCGAGCATCTGCAGGTGGGCAAGGAGTTCACCTTCCGCGTGACGGTGCTGCAGGCCACTGGCATTGGTGCCGAGTACGCAGACATCTTCTGTCAGTTCAA CTTCTTGCATCGCCATGAGGAGGCTTTCTCCACGGAGCCGGTCAAGAACTCGGCCTCGGGCGCACCTCTGGGCTTCTACCATGTGCAGAAT ATAACTGTGCCCGTGACCAAGTCGTTCATCGAGTACTTGAAGACGCAGCCGATCATGTTCAAGATCTTTGGCCACTACCAGACGCATCCGCTGCACAAGGATGCCAAGCAGGAGTTTGTGTCGCGGCCCCCGCCCAGGCGCATGCTGCCCCCGAGCATACCCATCAGTCAGCCAGTGCGCAGTCCCAAGTTCGGGCCACTGCCCTGTCCACCCTCATCCACGGTCCTGGCCAAGCACGATGTCCTGGTGTGGTTCGAGATCTGCGAACTGGCACCCAACGGAGAGTACGTGCCATCG GTGGTGGAACACAGCGACGATCTTCCCTGCCGCGGGCTCTTCCTGCTGCATCAGGGCATCCAGCGACGCATTCGCATCACCATTGTGCACGAGCCCACGCCCGAGGTGAAGTGGAAGGACATCAATGAGCTGGTGGTGGGACGCATACGCAACACGCCCGAGTCCTCCGACGAACAGGATGAGGATGCGTGCGTCCTGTCGCTGGGTCTGTTCCCCGGCGAAGTGCTGGACGTGCCCGGCGACGATCGCTCCTTCTATCGCTTCGAGGCCGCCTGGGACTCGAGTCTGCACAACTCGGCGCTGCTCAATCGCGTCTCGCAGGGCGGCGAGACCATCTACATCACACTCAGCGCCTACTTGGAG CTGGAGAACTGCGCTCGCCCGGCCATCGTTACGAAGGATCTGAGCATGGTGATCTATGGACGCGACGCTCGCACCGGTCCCCGCTCGCTGAAGCATCTGTTCTCGGGGCAGTACCGCAATCCGGAGGCCAATCGACTGTCCGGCGTGTACGAGCTGTCGCTGCGTAGAGCATCTGAAGCAG GTGTGCAGCGTCGGCAGCGTCGCGTGCTGGACACCAGCTCCACGTATGTGCGTGGCGAGGAGAATCTGCATGGCTGGCGGCCACGCGGCGACTCGCTGATCTTCGACCATCAGTgggagctggagaagctgaCGCGCCTCGAGGAGGTGGGACGCATGcggcatctgctgctgttgcgcgAGCGCCTGGGCATGGACACCAACCCGAATCCGACAACCAAAACGGAGAAGGATGTCTGCAACCTGGCTGCCCGTGCGGCCACCTCCCCCGTGCACATGGTCATTCCACAATCGCCGCAAACGCCGGTCAAGGATCCGCAACAAATCTTGCCAGAACGCGAGTACAACCAACGGGAGCAGGATCTCATGCTCAAGTGCTTGAAGCTGGTGCAAG CTGGACGCTTTGCCAAGAACGAGGCTAACGACACTCAAACCCAGTCGGATGTCTCGCCCAGCGATGAGGGCTGCGCCGACATGACCGTCAGCTGCATCTCCAGCAACTCCATGGA AgacaacaaatttgtaattCGACGCAG GCTATGCTCGCCGGATCGCGCCGATGCCCCGAATGGCTGGGAGGCACCTGCCCCAGCCACTCAGCCGATTCTGCCGCTGCGTCTGTACGtgccggagctggaggagattCGCGTCAGCCCTGTGGTGGCCCGCAAGGGACTGCTGAATGTCCTGGAACATGGCGGTTCGGGCTGGAAGAAGCGCTGGGTG ACTGTGCGTCGTCCTTATGTGTTTATCTATCGCTCGGAGAAGGATCCCGTGGAGCGGGCTGTCCTCAACCTGGCCACGGCTCAGGTGGAGTGCAGCGAGGATCAGGCAGCCATGGTCAAGATACCCAACACTTTCAG TGTGGTGACCAAACATCGTGGCTATCTGCTGCAGACACTCGGCGACAAGGAGGTGCACGACTGGCTCTATGCCATCAATCCTCTGCTGGCTGGTCAGATCAA ATCCCGCCTGGCGCGACGCACCTTGGAGCCGGCCAGCCAGACGGCCTCCCAGATCCAGGCCAGCAGCGCCGCGAATGCAAACAGTGCGAACAAATGA